In Alnus glutinosa chromosome 7, dhAlnGlut1.1, whole genome shotgun sequence, the sequence ttttaaaaagtgtctACCTAAATCAACTAAAGTAgatttttagagttaaattttaaattttcttttgaagagttcaatgtgaatgctctaacaTACTATGCCCTAATCTCATTAGGCTGATGTGGCAGTGCCTATTAgcctttgaaaaatgttatagCTCTTTATGGTATTCTTCTGGGGTCTTTCTATATTAACATGACACCctgtttttaatataaaaaaaaaataaaattacaatttgatttttctttcctgtttttattaaaaataaaaataaaaataaagatgtcATATTAACATAGAAAGACCTCAAAAGAAGTTCTAGCATTTTTCATCGgcccttaattatttttttaacaataactgATTGACACTGCTGCATTAGCCGAGCGATGTGGCATTACTCtatcaataaataaatcttaGTTAATGCAATTATTGGAGCAACCATCCATTCATCCAACtgagtataaagaaaaaatttagaattccACGAATTATGATTTGAAATGATTAATCTCATAATATAAAAGTATTAATTGGTTTGATtattcaaatttgttttttcttcctaaatttTCGGTTGGAGGTGCATTAaagcttaaaagaaaaaagtgtttgTCCACCACTACCAGTCGAGAGAGAGTCCCTTTTGTTAGTGTTGGGTCGTATCACACAGAGGAACATCACTAGCAACTTCCGAACCCCATTTTCTGATGCCTCTCCTCCAATCAAAAGTGtgattgcttcttttttttttttagggttaatgttGATTGATAATTAGATATTAATATTTCAGCTTTTTTCTTGCTTGTTTTTTGTGCAATAAGAGAACAACGACTAGAACTAAGCCATGTGAGGAAGGTTGGTTCGTTTGGTTCATTTATCATCATATAAAACTTcccctttttttaattgtttattatttattagtTTTGTCTATCTACTGCAATAATGTCTTCATGGACCATTAAGGCACTAAAGAAACCCTAAAAGATAACAATGACAATAGAGTTGCCTCTCATAtcatagagaaatgatattttgccaTCTAAAGACATAACTATTGACATAATtattggctttttttttttaaaaaaaaaaaaaatcataaaattaaaccCCAAGATATCTAcatggttttgtgatttttttttgtttaataataaaaacagtCAATGATTATGTCATGGGTGACAACatattaattcatatatatatcatatgccTCCCTCTCTACATGTGTCGTCCCTTTCGATGTTGTGTATTTTCAACTCCAATTTGGGGGAGGTCAAttataataatgattttttattctgtttgtCAAAGATATATCCtttttttagtttcaattttttctaggTTTATTTAGATTATTATGTAAGTAAtggacaaacaaacaaatataagTAAATTTATTGAGCAAATAGGACTTCTtcaatgaatttataaatacttaaatacataaaataaggtttgataATTAGTATAGAAAGAATTTGCATTATATCTTATCAGTTGATCAATAGAAATCGATATATATTATTGGTATATTGAGATTTGAATCTAGGATATATGTTCTCATATCGTattaaataaccatttttttattctaaaagtttaagtttgaacaaattcaaattttaataatttaattaatattttaacaaacaaaagagtctctacaaagaaaaaaaataaatgaaaggctaaaatattttattagataGCGGACAATTGATGGAAAAGTCCCAAGCTCTGTAATTATCCTACAATTGTAATAGATCAAACCTAGCTCATACATATGTTATggaatgaaataataatttcgttaaaatattaattaaataaatatttttttttccctgtttaagtttttgagataaatagtaatttgaaCAAATTCCATAAAAgactttaaattaaattacttctctctcacaaaaaaatgaaaagaattggGATTGTACTTAGGTTAATGAACACTTTCTTAATTGGCACTGATGAGTCATTGTTTATtaagagagaaaaattaaaaagcaacaaCAAATTAAACTTGACATGCCATTCATCCTCATTATTGAAAATTAAGGAGATGTCACATGTGTTtgaaatatatttaatatatatatatatatatttttttgaagggaaatatatttaatattgaTAAATGATAAGGGGAGATGGAACTGGAACCCAActttaattgtatatataattaatcaatCCACTTATATAGCAGACGAAATTGTTGggggtttatttatttatatgggAAAAGTGTAGAATAATAAGATCACCTTTTTTTGATAGTCACAGTTGCCTCAGAtaccacctatatatatatatatatatacttattattattattattattattatgagttTTCTTGAGGTTTTTCTGGGTTTGAAGCTTGTAGCTTCCTTCTCCTTTCAGATACGTACGAGGAGATAGGAAGAGGGCCACATGGCTCTACAATTATTTAAAGCCAGGCCTGGCTATCAGCCTGTCACTTTATCTGATTCATTTTAATTGGTTCATTTCTGGAAACAAACCAACTCCCTTGCTTGCCCAACAagttagaataataataataataataataataattattgttaGTGGTGCTGCTTATTGGGCCGGGCTACCTGAAGTCGGAGCTTTTAAATTGGGCTAAACTTTGTGTTAGGTGGGATTGGTCTCAATTATTGAGCACAACCCTTTTCTATTAACAATTTAATTTAGTGGAATAAACGGTTGTTTATATTGTGTTTGGAATTCCAATTTCGTataaaaaaatacgattttaaatcaaattgcagaaaataaatcgtttgaaaattatatttttaaaagattatgttgcttttctgcgtttttaaattgcaggcaaatgaatgttttttaaaaatgcagaattttaaaagctaacttCCGATTTTAAAtgacaaattgtgattttgtaaaACAAACTAATCTTttctaaaatcattttttcaaatcgcaaattttaaaatcgtactttttgatatcgtaaacccaaacggaccattaaaatagtataaaaaaaagtaaagattttaaattcaaatctTGTATTCGTCACTCATCTATATAactcatttcagttaaatattctacgtgttgaaCCTTCCTTAACGGCCTCCCACTAGCTCTATCTGTAAAGGCCAAcgctagtcaatttagagcttaTTTAGAATCGCTTAAAAAGTTTAATTTCACACTttcacttaattaattaataagtaagcaatgtgaaatttaacacctatgaatatctttataaactacccactctatgtgagttactCTTCTCCCTAACGAATAATATATCAATGTGAAACATAACACTTACGAgcatctttataaactacttaattatttcaatatatgtgaaaaataattttttttttttgaaacgaGACAGAGAGAGGAGGCATAGAGTAGGATCGAGTTCGAACTGAGATATTATAAAGAAGGCCGTTAAGAAGATacgaacagaaaagaaaaagggtgggTCGGGCTGGAATGATGAATAATgggatattttgtttttatggaTTAAAAATAAGCCAATAATTGAAACGACTGTGTAGAGATATTGACAGAGATTGGTGGCATTTGGGATCCTACTCGTATCACTCGTCAAAAAGTGTGAGCTTTTCACATGGAAAAGCAACATCCATCTTAGTTGGTGGGAATCAAATCGATCTTGCATCACTCACATGCATTGCGTTGGGTTGGCTTTTGAGCATCCAAAAGAGCTTAATAATTAGTTGGGCTAATTCAAACCTTCCAATTAAGTAGTTATTTGATGCATCAATTGCCATACTGTGAAGTCTATTAATGAGGTTTTTGAATGTCTGCTCCAATAATAGATCTACTGTTTATAAAACTGTTCCCAGAATAAATTGAAATCCAAATTTTACTCTATAATAGCACTTTCTACTCTCTAGAATAACAAGAAAACACCCTCTAGCTAGTGAGTACACTTGTGAAGTGTCCCATATTGCTAAGATATAAGAAGAGTGAGAGGTTTATATAGCATTGTTGGGCCCAAGTCCatgagcttaagcttttggattgTGTGGTGTCTCAACAATGCTATGTAATGGGCTCACTAAGAAGGACTTTCCTAAGGTATCTCTCCAACAATTGTGAACCGTTCGGACACTTCATTGAATTCTAGAGGGCGTCCTTTGTGCCAACACACTCTTTTGGATATGATCACAAGAGAAAAGCTATTGTCTTGTGTACACGTGTATGGATATGACCAAATTAAGGGTCATATTTATAGTGATTTTGAACAAATCTATCGATTTGAAATCATTTGATTCAATGGACACTTCATTGAATTCTAGAGGGCGTCCTTTGTGCCAACACACTCTTTTGGATATGATCACAAGAGAAAAGCTATTGTCTTGTGTACACGTGTATGGATATGACCAAATTAAGGGTCATATTTATAGTGATTTTGAACAAATCTATCAATTTGAAATCATTTGATTCAATGGACACAAACATTAACCACCAAATCTTACTTAATGGACACGctaaatatatagtatattaattcATTTCATTTGCTAGAAAACAATAAGGTTTTCATTAATTTCGCATCTAAAACAACTAGTTCGGTCGATTGAGACTGAGTGAGCTTAGTCTCAGTTGACTCGACCGATGATCTCCCTAATTGAACTACCTCTTTGAGACTCTTAGATTTTTCATTGAGACAGTGATCAATGCATCGTGCTCGGTCGACTGAGCCTTAATTCTTTGTCAAAGTCCGCTGGAATATGGAATGTACTTCAAAAGGTGTTCGAACGTACGCTCTATGAACATTCAAACATCGGACTCAAGATGAGATCCTTATTATAGGCTTAATTGGAAATTACAAGAGAGGGAGATTAGTCTTGCTTGGTGGATTCGGCGTTACGACCATATTCATGAGGATTTAGTCAAGATAATTAATATAGCATGAATTAAGTTTGTGTTAGTTTTATGTACCGcaagaatatatggaaaataaatcgaaatattttttatttctaggttaattgtaatcaaattgaTCCTtatgtaatattatatttttaatttattctaacATATACAAAAATATTCTCATAGCATGTGTAAATTGGTATTGAGAAATAGGTAACTTCATTGATGGGATgtattctttcatttctttgctTGATGCATCtatgtgttaaaatattaattaaataataatttaatagaaGACACGGtaattaatgaaaattaatGTTAACCCATTaggtgttttatttttttatttttttataccataTTAGCAATGTAAGAAACAATACTTTGAGATAACACATGCATAAAATAAGTTATTTTGATTTGAAGAGTTTGAAAGTATAAGATGAATCATGATCATATATAGTGAAAAAGTAAGCCCAGATAGAAGTACTTATTATAATATATGGCTATGAGTAATTACTTATTATAATATAGAGCGGGTGGAACGCCCAAAAGAATttataagagcattcacattcGGTTcagtaaatttattttatattttagtttaaaaaaatatttattatttataaaaaaaaaacttagctATCTACTTTTTCATAATACATATATCCAACTTTTagtattttactattttttaaatatttattctcaaaattttatttattctttgttaagAGGTGAGAAAATATTAATGTTAGCTTTGCCATGCATCTATCATGCACAGAAGCCGCGTTCATCGACCACCGCTACAACCAGCAGGCAGGGATATTGGACCCATGTATAGACCAAGGGCTCGGGGCCATGATCGACTCCCCttagttttcaaattttcttttaaaattgttttagctagttaaataaataagtatttttagacTTAAAATTCAGGGTTAACCCTTACCAAAAATAGATTTGACCcctcatttatattttaatatctCCCGTCTTGATCTCGTCCTTGATCACCGACCGATTATAAGATTCTTACCTCCGGAATGTAAAGCATGGATTAGATTCTCAACCGTCTCACATGGACTCACTTTCTCAATGCGTCTCCCTTTGGACTTGtcttttggacttttttttctttttttttttacgatgAGTGAAAACGGCCTTTAGACTTGAAcctttttgaagaaaaaaagggttcaATTTGAGAGCTTCCCAATCAACTGGAGTAAACATTTTCTTCCTATAGCAAGCCGGCCGGCcggttgatatatatatatataaaaagaaaaaagaaaaaggcaggGTTTTATTCCAAAATATGACCTAAGGGTCATTTTCCTTCTATTCAGTCGACCATTTCCGTGTCACCCACGTTTATAATGACAGTGATTTAGTGAGCCTAGCTTTGTTTTGTTAATGTGGCATGACCGTTAGCCACCTAGCTTTCATCGCCAAGAATATATTTAGTCTCCAATGCTGTAGCTGAGCAACAATGCGTTACAGCACTACTACTTTAATTTTCCTCATGGGTGGAGAAGATCACAGCCGGGGATTGAAATTTAGCCCAATTATGATTGGTCTTCTTGGGGTCATCGCCGGATCAATTGTGGTTATAATCTACCATTTAATCGCCGTCGGCTGGTGCAACCAAAGGCGTGCAACAATTCTCCCAAATAGACGCCAAGGCCCTGATCATCAGACCAACCAAGAAGCTGGGTCCAGTAGCATAAGCAATTCAATGGCGCAATTAATTCCAGTTATTCGATACTCCAAAGAGTCTGGGGGAGATACATGTGCCGTGTGCTTGTCTGAGTTCAATGAAGCCCAGGAAGTGCGCGTATTGCCCGAGTGCTTGCACTTGTTTCATGTCGCTTG encodes:
- the LOC133873354 gene encoding RING-H2 finger protein ATL51-like; the encoded protein is MRYSTTTLIFLMGGEDHSRGLKFSPIMIGLLGVIAGSIVVIIYHLIAVGWCNQRRATILPNRRQGPDHQTNQEAGSSSISNSMAQLIPVIRYSKESGGDTCAVCLSEFNEAQEVRVLPECLHLFHVACVDKWLNSHSSCPLCRADTIPPLNPGGNPSLAPELPVQVAGF